The window AGATATTTTGAAGCTTTTTATATAGAACTTTACAATAGGTTCTAAGTCATCGGGGATGTTAGAAAGTTCAATAGAATGCTCGGCAAACATCTCATGTTCTACCATCTCAAGTGGATTTTGCCCTATATCAGGCGAATAAAGGGTTTTGGCATCAATCTTCAAATCGATAGAAAGTTTTTTTCTATCAAATTTGATATTTTTATCAGAAAGCCTTGCAAATGAGCGCAAAATCTCTCTAATTGAAGGTTTCCCCTGGGGAATGTCTAAGATTTCTTTCTTTACAATTTGTTCTGTAATTATAAGGGGATTAGAGATGGTAATTTTTTCTTTTAGAAACTTTACTGACTCATCTTCAATGTAATCTAAATACTCAATTGAGGTCGGCGACTTGACAACAAGGCTGATTTCAACTATTGCCTTTGCCGAAAGTTTTCTTGTGCTGAGGGCTGAACAGTAGCTGTATATTAGGTCATCTTTAACCTCATATGTCATGCCAGGTCTAACTCCAAAGAGGTCAAACACCTTAGAAAAGGGCGCAGAACTTGAAACAAACGAGATTTTTTTGAGTGGGTCATTTGAAAGATAAATTATTTTAAAATCCACTTCACCCTGAACCACCACCCTGTCGTTCAAAACCTCTACGCTTGTGACAAAAACATCTGCATCTGTCTGCAATACTTTTAGGACATCGGGCTTTATCTCAGGAAGTAAGATCTCACCCTCTACAATAACTTTCTGTGAGTCTGACCCATACACGTTCATGTACTCAATCTTTTCATACCTTTTATCCAATTCTAAGGTTAACCTCCACAAACTCACCTTCTCCCTAATAAGATATATGCAAGAACGTCCGGATAATATGTAAAATAAAAAAAGAGCTTATTCCTACGCACTTAGAATAAGCTCTTTTTAAAGTGTTGACAAATTGATATTTTTGGTTATAATTAAAACATACAAGTAAAATTGATAAAAAGCCGTTTTTTACATAACATTTACCTTTGTATTTGTCCTACAAAGAATAATTTCAACTGTATTTGTTATAAGGTCTGAATAGGTGTAGGTCACACACCTGAACTGTTTGCACTCTCTGTCAATGGGGAACTTGACAACAAAGATATTTGAATAGGTGTTCTCCAAGATGCCTTCTACTTCAATCATTTTTTTGCGTCCTTTGTTTGCGCGCACAAGTACTTTTTCGCCTTTGAGGGCTTCAATGTCCTTTTTGATCTGCTGAAGGTGTAGCTTATCAACCACCTTAACATCACTGCCCCTCTTAAAAATTATTTAATTTTGAAGCTACATGCTATTTTTCACCATTTTACTACATTTTAAAACATTATTATTATATCATTATTCTTTTTTTTTGTAAATAGAGGGGGCCTAAATATTATAGAGTGTTTTTCGAAATATGTCAAGAAGCCAAATTGGGAAATTTCTTTGAAAATATCGGCAAATACACTGCTATATCTATGGTTTTGATTATTTTTCTTATTAATTCTCTCTAAAAAGATTTGTTGAGGCATGGAAGTACAATTTGGCAATTACCATTGTCAAAACTTAAAGTTTGGTTTATAATTAATAAAGTGAAAAAACAAAGAGGCGGAGAGATGGCCGAGTGGTCGAAGGCGCACGACTGGAAATCGTGTGTACCCCCAAAAGGGGTACCGAGGGTTCAAATCCCTCTCTCTCCGCCATTTTTATTGGGTTTTTAGGTGGTTTAAATTGGAATTAAAAAGGCAAAAACATCTAAATCGTGTGAAAAATTTTAAAGCACAAAATGTTCACAGGACTAGAAAAAGCAAGTGTTTACCAGCATCAATTCAACAAAAACAAAAAGGCAACTTTCTCTTCAAAAACCTTGCACCAGTAAACAACAATTTTTGTACGAGTTTATTTTTATTGTTAGACATCTTTCGTATCTTCTTCTTTGGAACAATTTTTTTTGTGCTTCTATGTAAACCGTATTTTAATTTATAGTTTACTATTTGTAATTTCTATGCTATCATTAAAATTAAACATTTTCGTTTGGAGATGATTTAGTTGCTGAATTTTCTTCAATCAGTTCAATTTGTTAAAGAAGTTGAAAAAATGATAGTTGAGTATGAGAGAGATATTAATTTCAATGAGGCAATTATACTTTATGAAATCGCAAAACATGATGCAGACCTGGTAAAAAATCTTGCCAATACTATAAAACAACATTATTTTGAAAACACAATTGAGCTTTGCTCCATTTATCCTGCAAAGGTGGGACTTTGTTCTCAAGACTGCAAGTTTTGCTCCCAGTCTATCCATCACAGTTGTTCAATTGAGATAAAAGATCTTGCAACGCTTGATGAGGTAACAGAGTATCTTGAGAATGTAATATCTTTTCCAGTAAAAAGATTTTCCTTAGTCACAAGTGGTGAAAAGCTTAATGACTCAGAATTCGAAAAAATTTTAGACATCTATTCATATATCTCAAAGAATTATAACATTCTTTTGTGCGCATCACTCGGCTTTCTTACTCAAGAAAGGGCAAAAAAGTTATTGAAAGCTGGGGTTGTAAAGTATCACAATAACTTAGAGACATCCAGCACATATTTTAAAAATATCTGCTCCACCCATACTCAGCAGCAAAAGAAAGAGACTTTAAAAATTGCAAAAGAGACAGGTCTCGAAATCTGCAGCGGTGGAATAATCTCAATGGGTGAGGACATGATTGAAAGAATCAAGCTTGCATTTGAGCTGAGAGAATTAGATGTTGACTCTGTCCCTATCAACATATTAAACCCTATAAAAGGTACTGCTCTGGAAGATATGAAGATCATAGACCAAAACGAAATTTTTATCACTCTGGCACTATTTAGGATTATACTTCCTAAAAAGACTATTCTTCTTGCAGGCGGAAAGGAAAATGCACTTGGAGATAAGGAAATAATGGCATATGAATGTGGAATAAATGGTTGTATGGTTGGAAACTATCTTACAACAAAGGGAATGGGAATAAGGGAAAAGATTGATATGCTGAAATTCTTGGACTTAATATTTTAAATTGACAAAAATATTTAGCGAGAATATACTAAAGTTAGAAAGTAAAACTTTCTAACTTTAAGAGGTGAGAAATGGTGATAGTTGAAATAAAGAAAAAATCCCAGGTGACAATTCCAGCTCAAATTCTGAAGAAATTGAACTCTTGACTTTGTCAGTTAAGAGGTGTTTTTGAGCTAACAAAAAATAACAAAGTCTTAATTTATGCGGGTTTCAAGAAGAGAAAAATAAAAAATTTTAAAAAATGTAGGGACAAATTTTAGCTTAATATATACTGAATTTGCTTGACTTTTTAAATATTTTGTGGTACAATATAACAAACTATCTTCAAGGAGTTGCCATATGTTTGTCAAAATTACTAATGCTGGCGGTTATCAGTATGTTAGGTTAGTCGAAAATTACCGTGAAAATGGTAAAGTAAAGCAAAGAGTACTATTTAACTTTGGTAGACTTGATATTCTCAAAGATGACCCCGCTTTTAAAAACATTGTAAAAAAACTATCTGATATTGTCGCTGAAACAACTACTGAGAATGCAAAAGCTGTTACTATTGAATCTGAAGAAGATATTTCGGATGCAGTTGTAAAAAACTGGGGATACATTGTATACAGAAAGTTATGGCAGGAGCTTGAAATTGATAAGTTTTTAAAAGGGAAAGCAGCAAAAGAGAGAAAGATAAAATTTGATGTAGACAAAGTAAGTTTTTTAATGACCATACAGAGATTGATAGAGCCAATGAGCAAACTAAGAACTTATCATCAGAGAAGCAAATATTTTGGATTTGAAGAGGATATAGATTTGAATCAATTGTACAGGTGTTTAGATTTTCTTGACAGTGTAAAAGAAGATTTAGAGACATACCTGTATCAGAGAAATAAAGACTTATTTAAGATGGTAGTTGATGTAGTGTTTTATGATGTGACGACAATATACTTTGAGAGTTGTAGAGCGGATGAACTTAAAAATTTTGGGTTTAGCAAAGACAACAAGGTAAATGAAGTGCAAGTTGTATTAGGGCTTTTGGTGGACAAAGAAGGCAGACCGATAGGGTATGAACTTTTTCCTGGTAATACGATAGATAGCAAGACGATGGTAAAGATACTGAGGAAGCTGAAGGAAAAATTTAGTATAGATAAGATAATAATAGTAGCAGACAAAGGGCTTAACAGCAGAATAAATTTAAAGATGATAAAAGAAGCTGGGTACGACTATATAGTAGCAAGCAGATTAAAGAATGCAAGTAAAGAAATTTTAGATGAAGTTTTTAATGAAGAAGGATATAAAAGACTTGATGGCAAAAGATGTTTGAATGCTGAAGAAATTTATGGTGATGAATTCAAATATAAGGTATTGGAAAGAACAAATATTGTCAAGGATGAAGAGGGTAAAGAGTTCAAAATAGAAGAGAATTTGATAATAACGTATTCAAGCAAGAGAGCCAAGAAAGACAAAGAAGACAGAGAGAGATTGGTAAGAAAAGCCAAAGAGCTTTTAGAGAACAAAGGAAGCATAACAGCCTTAGAAAAGAAAGGTGCAAGGAAATATTTGAAGAAGAAATCAAAATCAGAAGAATATGTATTGGATGAGGAAGCGATAAAACGAGATGAGAAATTTGACGGTTATTATGCAATTCAAACGAGCAAAAAGGATATGGATGTAGAAGAGGTTTTAGGAGCATATCACGATTTATGGAAGATAGAACAGTCATTCAGAGTAATGAAAAGCTGTTTAGAAGTGCGACCGATATATCACTTTACAGAAAGCAGAATAAAAGGACATTTTGTGATATGTTTTTTGGCATTTTTACTGCAAAGGACATTGGAATATATTTTGAGGAGAAAAGGTAAAGGAATAAGTAGTGAAAGGATAATGGAAGCAATATATTCAATGAACTTTTTTGAAATAGAGATAAAAGGGAAGAAATATTTGATAAAGCAAAAAATTGAGGGAGAAGCTGGAGATATACTGAATGTAATGAAGATAAAGGGTCCAAAAAACTTCATGACATATGAGGAAGGCTTAGAATTTATTGGTATTAGCAAATGATGTAGTGACAAAATTGAGGTCCATATTTTGTCAATCCCAGTCCTCCCAAGCTTTTTGAGCTTCAAACTGACAAAGTCAAGAAAATATTTAGCGAGAATATACTAAAGTTAGAAAGTAAAACTTTCTAACTTTAAGAGGTGAGAAATGGTGATAGTTGAAATAAAGAAAAAATCCCAGGTGACAATTCCAGCTCAAATTCTGAAGAAATTGAACTTGCGTGTAGGTGATTTATTACAAATAGAGGAGAAGAATGGTAGGATAATTTTAACGCCTGTAGTAACTATTCCGAAAGAGCAGGCGTGGTTTTACTCTGAGAAGTGGCAAAGAGAAGAAGCAACTGTAGAGAAGAAGATTCAGGAAGGCAAACTCTTGGTGGCTAATTTGTTGCAAGAGTTATTTGAGGATTTGGGGTTGAATGACGAATGAAGATTTATTACTCGCAACTTTTCAAAGAAAAAGTAAACAAATTGCCACAAGATGTAAAAAAGATACTAAAGAAAAAGTTAGAACTATTATTACAAAATCCATACCATCCTTTTTTGCAAACTAAAAAAATACAAGGGACGAAAGATATATTTGAAACAACTATTACAATGGGAATAAGACTGACATGGCAGTATAAAGAAGATGCAATAATTCTTAGAAATATTGGTGAACATGATAAAACTTTAAAAAATCTATAAACTCACTTGCTTATCTCCTCGATAATAACGACTTCAATATCGATGAGATTTTAAATAATTTTGTGTAAAATAAAAATTCTCTTTCTTAGTAAGAATCAAAATATAAACAAAATTATTTATAGCCTCAATGAAGATAGCCCTGTTGTTTTTAAAGTTTCATTTGTTGTTGCAATCGCAAGAATATATATCACTGACCTTTTAATATATTGACAATTCCTAACTTTTCAATTAACATGTTTGATATAAAATGTGTTGCATAAATGCAATTGCCAATTTTCATTGCAAATATTCAATACAAATAAAAAAACTAAATATTTGCAACAGGCCTTTTACCTATCAAGCAGGTGCTGCCATTTGGCGGCTTAATAGGGAAAGCGGTGAAAATCCGCTGCAGCCCCCGCTACTGTGAGCACTGACAAGCCCTCAAAAATTTTTGCCACTGGAAGGTGTGGTTCCTCTTCTGAAAAGTGGAGCTTGCCTTCTGGGAAGGCCAAAGAGGGCTTTGGATGAGGTGCGAGCCAGGAGACCTGCCTGCTTGAGATGCCTTGGACTGTCTTCGGTGGGAAGCACAGTCAAGGTGGTAAAGACCAAAGGGGGTTATTTTGTCTTTTTTGCTTCTGAGATGAAATATACTTTTTTCCTTAAAGAGTTTATTGTTTTTTGCTAAAAAGATATATCAAAAAAAGAAAAATGAGGTCTTTACTGCCTTGATGTGCACAAAACTTTTTGATGGCAGTAAAGACTTTTTTGTTTTCTGTATGAGTTTGCTTTTAAACAAAAATTTAAAAAGGGAGGCTGAAAAAGCAAGATGATTTCGGTGGTTGGTTTCCCAAGAATAGGAGAAAATCGAGAGCTTAAAAAATGGGTGGAAGCATACCTTGACAAAAAGCTTACAAAAGAAGATCTTATTCAGAACTCAAAAGCCTTGAAAAAAAATCACTGGCAATTTCAAAAAGACTATGGGGTGGACTTGATTCCATCAAACGACTTTTCGTTCTATGACACTTTTTTGGACCATGCAGTACTTGTTAATGCAATCCCTGAGGAATACAAAAGTACTGGACTTGATGAACTTGACACATATTTTGCCTTAGCAAAAGGTTATCAGGATGAAAAGCACGATTTGAAAGCACTTCCTATGAAAAAGTGGTTCTTTACAAACTACCACTATATTGTACCTGAAATAACTCGTAATACTGAATTTAAACTTTCTTCCACAAAGCCCTTTGATGAGTTTGAAGAGGCACTCTCAATTGGAATCAAGACAAAACCTGTAATACTTGGTGCTCTAACCTTTTTAAAGCTTTCAAAAAAGACGGATGTGGATATATATGACAAAACCTGTTGGGAAAAACTTCTTCCTGTATACATCCAAATTTTTGAGAAGTTTAAAGAGTTAGGTGCAGAATTTATTCAGATTGATGAGCCAATACTTGTCACAGACTTAAATGGTGCAGACATAGAACTTTTTATAAACTTCTACAGCGCACTGCTTACTCACAAAGGAAGTCTCAAAATCATACTTCAGACCTACTTTGGCGATGTAAGAGATATCTATGAGAAGCTTTTCTCACTTGACTTTGACGGACTTGGTCTTGATTTTGTAGATGGAATATACAACTTGGAGCTTATCAGAAAGTTTGGGTATCCTGAAGGTAAGCTTTTGATAGCTGGAGTTGTGAACGGAAGAAATGTGTTTAAAAATAATTATAAAGAAAGTCTTGAAATTTTAAATACTTTATCGAATTATGTTGAGAAAAAGAACATTATAATTTCAACATCATGCTCTCTACTTTTTGTCCCATACTCTTTAAAATTCGAAACTCAACTTGACAATAGCAAAAAGAAATATTTGGCTTTCGCAGAAGAAAAATTAAAAGAGTTAAATGAGTTAAATATGCTCTTTAATGATGAAAATTACGCCCAAAATACTTTGTACATTCAGAACATACAGCTTTTTGAAGAACTAAAGGCAAATAAATTTTCGGATATAAACACCATTGTGAATAATCTCACCAGTGATGACTTTGAAAGAAAACCAAGTTTTGAAGAGAGAATTAAACTGCAAAAAGATGCGTTGAGCCTTCCAAATCTTCCTACAACAACGATAGGATCATTTCCGCAAACTCAGGATGTGCGCAAGGCAAGAAGTGAATTTAAAAACGGCAAGATAACATTTGAAGAGTATGACAAATTTATAAAGCAAAAGATTGAAAATGTAATAAAACTTCAAGAAGAAATTGGCTTGGATGTTTTAGTACATGGCGAATATGAAAGGAACGACATGGTAGAATTTTTTGGCGAAAATTTAGAAGGATTTATCATCACTAAAAACGGCTGGGTTCAATCTTATGGCACAAGGTGTGTAAAACCACCAATTATATTCTCAGACATAAAGAGAAAAAGACCAATTACAGTTGAGTATATAAAATACGCACAGAGCCTAACAAAAAAGCCTGTTAAGGGAATTTTGACAGGGCCTGTGACAATCCTCAACTGGTCGTTTGTTCGTGAAGATATTCCATTAAAAGATGTAGCTTTTCAGCTTGCTCTTGCAATAAAAGAAGAGGTGTTAGACCTTGAAAAAGAAGGCATAAAAATTATCCAAATAGACGAAGCAGCGCTCATTGAAAAGCTTCCACTTAGAAAAGCCTACCACAAAGACTATTTAGATTGGGCAATAAAAGCATTTAGGCTTACCTGCTCAAAAGTAAAGCCTGAAACTCAAGTTCACACTCATATGTGCTACAGCAACTTCGATGACTTGCTTGACGAAATTGCAAAGATGGATGTAGACGTTATCACATTTGAAGCTGCAAAGTCAGACTTTACACTTTTAGATAGTATTAAGAAAAGTAATTTGAAGTCTGAAGTAGGGCCTGGTGTCTTTGATGTACACTCACCAAGGATTGTGTCAAAAGAAGAAATGAAACAGCTTATTCTAAAGATGATTGAAAAAATTGGAGTAGAAAGACTTTGGGTCAATCCTGACTGCGG is drawn from Caldicellulosiruptor naganoensis and contains these coding sequences:
- the bioB gene encoding biotin synthase BioB produces the protein MLNFLQSVQFVKEVEKMIVEYERDINFNEAIILYEIAKHDADLVKNLANTIKQHYFENTIELCSIYPAKVGLCSQDCKFCSQSIHHSCSIEIKDLATLDEVTEYLENVISFPVKRFSLVTSGEKLNDSEFEKILDIYSYISKNYNILLCASLGFLTQERAKKLLKAGVVKYHNNLETSSTYFKNICSTHTQQQKKETLKIAKETGLEICSGGIISMGEDMIERIKLAFELRELDVDSVPINILNPIKGTALEDMKIIDQNEIFITLALFRIILPKKTILLAGGKENALGDKEIMAYECGINGCMVGNYLTTKGMGIREKIDMLKFLDLIF
- a CDS encoding DUF3794 and LysM peptidoglycan-binding domain-containing protein produces the protein MWRLTLELDKRYEKIEYMNVYGSDSQKVIVEGEILLPEIKPDVLKVLQTDADVFVTSVEVLNDRVVVQGEVDFKIIYLSNDPLKKISFVSSSAPFSKVFDLFGVRPGMTYEVKDDLIYSYCSALSTRKLSAKAIVEISLVVKSPTSIEYLDYIEDESVKFLKEKITISNPLIITEQIVKKEILDIPQGKPSIREILRSFARLSDKNIKFDRKKLSIDLKIDAKTLYSPDIGQNPLEMVEHEMFAEHSIELSNIPDDLEPIVKFYIKSFKISPKTDEVGELRRVEYDIVVEAKVAFNKLDIIEPIVDLYSTMYELKELKKFLTIEQFVGKTRQVHTIKEVVSLPSEPEQIFSISGRVEIDMVKAEKNAVQIKGVLVVFLIYISKDEQDLIKSAATQILFSIKIDLEGVEDQDKIYADIEIENLSFSILSASEVETRAHLAIELWAKRTQTTEIISDVEVRGEIERDDSRFASIYIYTVQKGDSLWKIAKNYRTTVEKLISFNQLENEEIFPGQKLLIVK
- a CDS encoding IS1634 family transposase, whose protein sequence is MFVKITNAGGYQYVRLVENYRENGKVKQRVLFNFGRLDILKDDPAFKNIVKKLSDIVAETTTENAKAVTIESEEDISDAVVKNWGYIVYRKLWQELEIDKFLKGKAAKERKIKFDVDKVSFLMTIQRLIEPMSKLRTYHQRSKYFGFEEDIDLNQLYRCLDFLDSVKEDLETYLYQRNKDLFKMVVDVVFYDVTTIYFESCRADELKNFGFSKDNKVNEVQVVLGLLVDKEGRPIGYELFPGNTIDSKTMVKILRKLKEKFSIDKIIIVADKGLNSRINLKMIKEAGYDYIVASRLKNASKEILDEVFNEEGYKRLDGKRCLNAEEIYGDEFKYKVLERTNIVKDEEGKEFKIEENLIITYSSKRAKKDKEDRERLVRKAKELLENKGSITALEKKGARKYLKKKSKSEEYVLDEEAIKRDEKFDGYYAIQTSKKDMDVEEVLGAYHDLWKIEQSFRVMKSCLEVRPIYHFTESRIKGHFVICFLAFLLQRTLEYILRRKGKGISSERIMEAIYSMNFFEIEIKGKKYLIKQKIEGEAGDILNVMKIKGPKNFMTYEEGLEFIGISK
- a CDS encoding Veg family protein; translation: MVDKLHLQQIKKDIEALKGEKVLVRANKGRKKMIEVEGILENTYSNIFVVKFPIDRECKQFRCVTYTYSDLITNTVEIILCRTNTKVNVM
- the metE gene encoding 5-methyltetrahydropteroyltriglutamate--homocysteine S-methyltransferase; this encodes MISVVGFPRIGENRELKKWVEAYLDKKLTKEDLIQNSKALKKNHWQFQKDYGVDLIPSNDFSFYDTFLDHAVLVNAIPEEYKSTGLDELDTYFALAKGYQDEKHDLKALPMKKWFFTNYHYIVPEITRNTEFKLSSTKPFDEFEEALSIGIKTKPVILGALTFLKLSKKTDVDIYDKTCWEKLLPVYIQIFEKFKELGAEFIQIDEPILVTDLNGADIELFINFYSALLTHKGSLKIILQTYFGDVRDIYEKLFSLDFDGLGLDFVDGIYNLELIRKFGYPEGKLLIAGVVNGRNVFKNNYKESLEILNTLSNYVEKKNIIISTSCSLLFVPYSLKFETQLDNSKKKYLAFAEEKLKELNELNMLFNDENYAQNTLYIQNIQLFEELKANKFSDINTIVNNLTSDDFERKPSFEERIKLQKDALSLPNLPTTTIGSFPQTQDVRKARSEFKNGKITFEEYDKFIKQKIENVIKLQEEIGLDVLVHGEYERNDMVEFFGENLEGFIITKNGWVQSYGTRCVKPPIIFSDIKRKRPITVEYIKYAQSLTKKPVKGILTGPVTILNWSFVREDIPLKDVAFQLALAIKEEVLDLEKEGIKIIQIDEAALIEKLPLRKAYHKDYLDWAIKAFRLTCSKVKPETQVHTHMCYSNFDDLLDEIAKMDVDVITFEAAKSDFTLLDSIKKSNLKSEVGPGVFDVHSPRIVSKEEMKQLILKMIEKIGVERLWVNPDCGLKTRKENEAIPTLQNMVLAAWEIRNNLG
- a CDS encoding AbrB/MazE/SpoVT family DNA-binding domain-containing protein yields the protein MVIVEIKKKSQVTIPAQILKKLNLRVGDLLQIEEKNGRIILTPVVTIPKEQAWFYSEKWQREEATVEKKIQEGKLLVANLLQELFEDLGLNDE